The window TGGATGGGACTGGGGCGCTGCTGTAGAGGCCCGCAGCGGTTTGCTCCAGGGTCTGCCGGGGGGCCAACCGCACATATGCCCCAGTCACCGGCTCGCCATTGGCTCCTGCGTCCGGGGTGGCCAAATTTTGGATAGCCTGATCCATCAGCGATGCGTCGCGCTGAGCGTTTGCGGCCGGGACAAAACGGACATCGGCAGCCTGTAGGAGATGCGCGCCGGCAAACCCGATGTCGACAATGACCGACCTGCCTACGGTTTCCCGGACCGCTGCACCGTCCAACCGTACCGCGAGTTCCGCATTCCACTGCGCCCGTGCCGGGCCCATCGTCCCCGCGAGAAACAATCGTTCGAGGGTCGCGATTTGATCGCCCGAGCGACCTCCGCGGTCGAGCCGTCGCAGCCGGTCGATCTCTTCAAACGACATCCTCGGCATCACCACGGGGGTGTTTGATTCGTCCTGAAACAGGAACGCGTCGGGCCGAATACCCTCCAGTTGTTCAGGCCACGGCGTCGTGTCTTGTAAAAAACCTGGCGGTGGCAATGTCCCCGGTGCTTGTCCGTATCCTACTGCGGAGCTCAGCAACAGCATCGTCACCAGCAGGCCGACCGCACGCTTTGACATAGACGCGGCAAGCCGTTGCGACGAGGCTACGCAGCGATCGACCGGGGGCGTGTATCGCACCAGTCGCTGTGAAACAAGAAACAATTTGAAAGACAAGAAAATCACTGCGAAACCAGTGAGAGCAATTCACGGCATGGCCACCCTCAGATAGGTGGCCATGATTGAGGTACAGACAAGGTGGACGCGAACCATCTGATGAAAACGCTAAGTGCGCCCGTGCTCCGCCGGACACATGTCCCATGGAGACGAGCCCCTGGAAACAGGGCAGCCGACACAGAATCGGCGAGTTTCACCCAGTCTACGTAAATTAGTTGACCGGCAAAGCCAATTCTGTCGATTTGTTGTTCCTAGGTTGGGTCGTGTGCTTCACAAGAGCAGGATAATCGATGCAATCCGCAAGTTCGAACAGTCATAGGACGTTCACCACCGCCGCCGTGTTCTACGCGGAATCAGTCACTTTTTGTGATCGATTGTCGCTTTGCGGGCGTAATTCGGTGAAATCCAGCACCAATCATGGTGTTTCGACGTCTCACTTGTGTCTATAATTAGGGGCCCCCGGAAACTTCCGACCGTTCGGCGGTTTCCTGCCCACCTTCACCGTATGAAAGCACCATGGAAAATTCAAAGCAGCTCGCGAAAGCCTCACCTATCATTCTTCCTGCATCGCAAGTCGATTCGGCGGCAACTCGTCGCGGATTTTTACAGAACTCGACGCTGTTGGCCGGAACTGCCCTCGGTGCGGGTGCAGGCCTCGGTGCGATGGCTCTCCCTGCCGCCCATGCTGCTGGCGATGACGTCATTCGTTTTGTCTTGATTGGGTGCGGTGGTCGTGGCAGCGGAGCTGCTGACCAGATCATGAACACGAAGGGCAACGTCAAACTTGTCGCCGTCCACGATGCGTTTGAGGGCAAGGCACGTGATGCGGTCAAGCGACTCTCGGCCCGGCACGGCGACAAAGTCGATGTCCCTGAGGACCACTTTTTCAGTGACCTCGACGGTTACAAGAAAGCCATTGACGTCGATTGCGACCTGGTCGTCATCGCCACACCGCCAGGCTTCAAGCCTCAGCAATTCGAGTATGCCGTCAACAAGGGACGGCATATCTTCATGGAAAAACCAGTCGCGACCGATGCTCCTGGCGTCCGCCGCGTGCTCAAGAGCGTCGAAGAATCAAAGAAGAAGAACTTGATGGTCGCTATCGGCCTGCAGCGCCGCCACGAACCCTCGTACATCGAAACGATCGGTCGCATCCACGACGGTGCGATCGGAGACGTCATCTCACAGCAAGTGTACTGGAACGGCAACGGAATCTGGTATCGCAATAAGCAAGATGACCAGAATGAAATGGAGTTCCAAACCAATAACTGGTACCACTTCAACTGGGTGTGCGGCGATCAAATCTGTGAACAGCACATCCATAACTTGGACGTCGGCTGTTGGGTGAAAGACGCTTATCCCGTTAGCTGTAACGGCATGGGTGGACACCAGCAGCGTGAAAATGGTGATGGCTCGAAATCCCAGATCTTCGACCACACGTTCTGTGAATACACCTTCGCAGACGGCACGAAGATGTTCTCGCAGGGGCGGCACCTCGCCGGTGGTTGGAGTCACGTCGGAGAGTTCGCACAGGGAACCAAGGGGACTGCCAATCCGAGCGGTGAGATCTTCGGCGAAAACGCGTGGAAACACAAAGGAAAACGCGTTAACGGTCACCAACAGGAACAACACGACCTCATCGAAGCGCTCATGCGTGGCGAGATCTACAATGAAGGCGAATACGGCGCCCATTCGACCTTCACCGCCATTCTCGGCCGCGAAGCCTGCTATTCGGGCAAGGTGGTCAAGTGGGACGAATTGCTCGAGAAAGGCCGTGATTTGGCCCCTGGCATCGATGAATTCACCCTCCAGTCCACCCCCCCGGTTGTCAAGGGCGAGGATGGCAAATACCCGATCGCCGTGCCAGGCAAATACAGCCCCTTCGGCTGAGCATGAGCATCGACATTGAGCGTACCGGCGGCGGCCAGCCGCCGTGACCTGGCGAACGCCAGTAGCCAGTACGCTCAACCCGTCACACAGCGCGGGGCATCGCCTCGCGCTCACCGGAGCTGCGGCCCCAATGGAGACGCAGCTCAACGACTTGACCGCCCCAATCTGGGGTCTTTGTTTAGCACCCCAGAAGGATCGCTCTTGACTGCCCGCCCCAAGTTATCGGTTTGTATCGACGCTGTTTTTGAAGGGGTCCCGGAGCCCGAGGCAATCGCTCGCGTCGCGGACGCTGGCATTGATGCGTTTGAGTTTTGGTGCTGGTGGGAGAAGGATCTTGATCAGATCATCGCTGCGCGCGACAAGCACGGCATGACGGTCGCTGCTTGTTGCACTCGGTTCGTTTCGCTTGCCGACCCGGCGTTGCGAAGTCACTATCTACAAGGGCTCCAAGAATCTATTGCCGCGGCGAGGCAATTGGGGTGCTCGACATTAATTTCGCAAGTCGGCGATTTTCGTCCGGGGATACCGCGCGAGCAACAGCAGCAGTCGCTCATTGATGGCCTGAGCGAAGCGGCGCCATTGCTCGAACAAGCGGGGATCACACTGGTTATCGAACCGCTCAATGAACTCGTCGATCATGTTGGTTACTACCTCGTACGCAGCGACGAGGCCTTTGAAGTTGTCGATGCAGTGGGCAGTGAGAATGTTAAAGTGGTCTTCGATATTTATCATCAACAGATCAGCGAAGGGCATGTGATTGAGCGACTGACCCGCCGCGTCGACGCGATCAAGCATTTCCACGCCGCAGGGAACCCAGGGCGGCATGAACTCACTCGTGGCGAGTTGAACTATCCGGAGATCTTGGCCGCGATCGCAGCGGCGAACTATGACGGCTACGTCGGTCTGGAATACTGGCCTCAGGGCGATCCTGATGCTGGTCTCCGCCAAGCTGCAGCGATGGTAGCAACCTCTTAACGCCCGGCACTGACGAGGCGTTGCGTCGCCGCGGTTTCATCTACACCCCCGACGACGATAGCAGCCTCTCGACGAAAACGTCGCGATGGCACTCACCGTCAAACCCGTCCCTCGCCGGCGCGAGATGACGGGCACTGGTCTCGAATCCAAGTTGGATGTCGCTTCGGTGATCTCGTTGTTCCTCTGGCCGGTGCGGGGTTCCTCTGGCCGGTGCGGGCGATCGCGATGTTGGTTCTGAGTGACATGCCGGCCGAGGCGTATTAAGGTGCGACCTGCCTGATCGGTTGACCGGCTTCATGGAGAAACCAGCGCGCATGACCGAGACGTGACAGCGAGGCGACCCCGCTCTGCTCCCAGAGGTCGCGTTCCTTTTTGAAATACCAGGGCGTCGAAGGCCCTTCGTAGGCGTACCGCGTGAGAATCTCGTATGCTTTGACAGGTTCATTTCGACGATGATGATATCGCACGAGTGTCAGGGCAAATCGCGGAGTTCGGATCTCAACCAATCCGCAAAGCTGAAAAAATGCAGCTTCATAGTCTGCGTCCTGGGCAGTTTGGTTCGCGATCGGATGCTCTGCGATCACTTCGGGTAGCTCGCGGTATCCAATCGCCCGGGTCAAGCGATAAGCTGCATCGACCGCCCATGCGTACGTTTGTTGCCACTGTCGATCGTATCGCACACGGAAAACAGGAATCGCATCAGAGGCACTGGGGTCCGGGGGTATTGGCTGACCTCTGGAATCTAAATCGTCGTCATGGGACGGCGTTTCGGGGGACGGAAGTCCGCCCAAACGCTCGCGGCATAGTGCCAATACCCGGCGGGCCGCATGTACGGTCTCATCGATTTGCAGCTTGCGAACCTCGGCTTGATCGATCGCCAGGAGGTAGGCACGCCAAGCCACAATGTCTTTGGAATTCTCGGCGGGACGCGGAGTATTGGTGACAATTCTTGTCGCGGTCACCCCGGTGGATTTTTGCTCGTTGATCGCCGCTTGCACGGCATCGTGATCGTAGAGTTTGAGCCATGGCAACGGTTCGCTCCTGTGCGGCGGTGCGACGGCCCACAGCCAGCCGTATCCAGGAGCCCCCCCGTTCCGAGGACGCACTTCGGCAAACAAGAAGTGATCATCACGCGGCAACACGATCCGCTTGGAATCGAGCGATGACGTATTTCGGGATGTATCGTTGGAGTGCATCATCGCCGGGTGGAACGGATGCCAATCCATGTCGGCTGGCACTTGGTTAGAGACTGCCGCTGTCTGTATTAGTTCAGGCGGATTCGCTGTGGTGATGTCATTGGTGATCGCCCCCTGGACGAGGATCCAAGCGTCACGAGGGTTCGATCCGCCCAGGTCACCGATCGTACGATAGCCCGGTAGCAGCCGACCGTCTTCGTACACCACCCAGAACTGCAGCCGATCGTGCGCCCAGTGAAGCGTGCTGAATGGATCTTGGAACACATGGTGGTATGCGATCGAGCCGTGGCGAGGTGGCTCGCGATACCACCATGAGGCGACCGAGGGGCCACGCTCAGTCAATCCGGAGGCGATCTGCCGGACGTAGGGAGGCACGTCATGCGTCCCGACTCTTTGCAGGCGATCGATCTCGTAGCTCGGTTTAATGGAGGTGGAGGAACCGTCTGTATCGGTCGTCGCACCGTCGCTGGGCCGAGTCCATTGCAGGCGGACGTCGTCGCTAAGGGTGGCCACGGTTCGGCCGCGATAGAACAAACGTTGCTTTGCCACAAGGTAACCACCGCGTGCACGAAACGCCTGCGCTGGTGGCATGGAATCAAACCGAATGCCGTTGGTGTGTTCGATACCGGTCACCCGCATTCCGCGTTTGTCGTACAGTGTCGCGTCGATATCATCGAACTTTGCTTGTCGATCCGAGATGACGACACGGCCATCGATCGCGTTGCCCGGCACCCGGACCACGCATCGATCGTCGTCGAGGGTTGCCATGAAGCGGTCGTGTGGAAGATCGCCTGCGATTGGTTCGATGTAGGAGTTGGCTTGGGTTGGTGTTCCAACGAGCCTCGTCGCCTGGGTGGCAACGCGAAATTTCGCCAGGTCTGTGATCAGCTCGTCAACGGCATGTGAGAACGCAGCGCTGTCCGATTTCGACGGTGAGAAATGGATCTCGGCGATATCAGGAATTGACAGGCGAGCGGGCTCGACATGAAATTTTGGCGAAATGGGAGTCTGTCGCGTCACCACGACGGGGATCTGGGTTTGACAAGAGAGCTCCGCCAGCAGCCGCGTCGCATCGGTTGGCCAATGGAGGAGTTGGTCCAAGTTGACCAGAACCGCATCGCAGTTCGCCTGCTCGGCCGCGGCCATCGCGGCGGCCAAGTCAGCGGCGCCGCGACCCGTTGGCAATAGCACCCATTGGACTTGCTGTTGGCCGTCCTGTCGGGACAATTTGGCAGCGAAGTCAGCGATCACGGCTTGGCCAGGGTCGACTGATCGCCAACCCGATTGCGCCGCGGCGATGCACAACATCTGCAGCTGCGGGGACTGATCAGGTGCCACGGAGGCTCTGCGGATCACGACGGTTGTGTCTCCCGACGAGGCCATCACCGGCAAATCGTGTTGTGATGCTGACAGGCTGAAACACTCGGTGGGCTCAAAATGCAGGTCCGCGTTCCAGTCGCAACCGATTTGCCAATCATCGTTGCGATCAATGCAAACCAAGACATCGCTCGGCACCATGTCGGGGCCCAGGACCGGCATCGCGACGAGGGGAGAATGATCCTGCTCATTCCATTGCCGTGTTTGGTGAATCCACCGTTGGCGAGATTCACGGCCTGGTCGGCGAGCATCGCAGATCAGGCCGCGGTAGAGCGAGCTGTGCGGAGACACTTTAAACGACTCGGGGATCTGCACCTCTGCTCCGCAAACGCCGGCAAGTGTTCCTCGATTGACAGTGATGTCCGTGGCGGGCACCGGTTGAAGCACGATGGATTGTTCTGGGCAGCTCAACGGATCGTAGCCGACTAGGTGCGGGGCGAACGCTGCGATTTGATCTTCTGAGAAGGCTCCGCTTGCAAAGCGATCGATCCATCCCATTCGGATTGGCCGATCAGCACTCGTCTTTGGCAGGCCCCAGCCGAGCAGTAGGGCGGCCAACAGTCCCCAGCGGCATACTGTCATGTCAAAGATCCAGAACGTGTCACGCGGAAGGCGGGGCGATGGTTTCGGCATCGTTGGGCGCATTGGTTTGAGGTGGGTAGTCGAGTTTCTCCGAGACTCGCCTTCGTGTCAAAGACCACCCGACATCCTATTCGCCCCGGCATTGGATTGGCTCGGTGTTGGCTTGGTCACGGTCGTGAAAGGGCCCGTGTTTAACGTGCCAGCTGTGTCTCACCTGGTCTACAATGAATCACTTCACGTTGGAAACTTAATATGAATCTGCAAACGGATTGGCGAGCCTGGTACGACGCGCTGGGCAAACCGGCTTGGACACCTGAGCCATCCACGATCAGTCTGATCTGGACGATACTCTATCCGATTATCGTGGTGACCTTCCTCTACGTTTTTTACAAGATCGCCCGTAAACAGTTGCCGTGGAGGGTGGGCATCCCCTTTGCGATCAACCTGGTTGCCAACCTGGCATTCACTCCCATTCTGTTTGGATTGCAAAATCTGCAGCTGGCGGCGGTTGATATCACGATTGTGTGGCTGAGTCTCCTGTGGGCCATGGTTTCGATTTGGCCGCACCAGCGTTGGATTGCGATCGCCCAAGTTCCTTACTTTGTATGGGTTTCGATCGCTTCAATGCTACAGTTCGCGATTACAGCAAACAATTGACGCAGCGGAAAGTTGGTACACGCTTTGCTTCACTCTTGGTGAGTTGATCGCTCGTCCAGATCCATTTCAGGATCTTGGAATGCTCGGGCGACAGCGGTATTTCAAGAAAGGAAAAGCAATGTCTACTCAGCAACAGATGAAAGGCCAGTGGAATTCGATCCGCGGGTCGGTGAAAGAGAAATATGGTCAGATCACTGATGATGAACTGAGCCAAGTGGAAGGTGATCAGGAGCAACTCATTGGCTTGATCCAGCAGAAGGTCGGCGCCGCGAGATCCGAAGTCGAGGATTTCCTGAGCAAGATTTACGAAGACGCCGGTGCGAGCTTCGCCTGGACTGGCCAGAAGCTGCAGCGAGGGTACAACGAATCGACCAGAGCGGTCGCAAACCATCCAGCGGAATCGGTTGTGGCTGCGTTGGGGATCGGCCTGCTGGTCGGTGTGGCGATTGGCTACTCGTTAGCTGCGGATCGGTATCGCGAGCCAACTTGGCGTGAACGCTGGAACGGCCGTTAAACGCCACGGCGACCGCAAGAATAGTTAAATCGAAGTCACTCCTTTGTTAGTCAGGAAATTGATCATGGCCCCATCAACACAGTCACCCCAGTCCCGCTCGACCGTCAGTGAGATGCGCAGTCGTCTCGACGGTGCCACTCATACGACGGCTGAAAATCTTCAAGCCTACGGCAGTCACTACGTCGCAGAGCCGGCGAAGGACGTCTTCAGTCTGCTCCGCGATTATGCCAAAGACCGTCCCGATGTCGCCGCCGTGTGGCTCTTCGGCGCGGGCGTGCTGGTCGGTTGGAAGCTGAGGGGCTAGGGGGCTCACGGGCGGGTGTCACACTCGCTGGGGAAGTTGCCAGAGAGATTGTATTTCGACGAAATCTCGCTACAAACAGGTGTCACGAACTCACCTGTCCTTGCCGCCCTGAGATTTTGATGAAAGTTACCGATTTCCTGGAAACGCACTTCCGCCACTTCAATGCTCGTGAACTGCGGGACGCTGCCCGTTCCTACGGCGAGTTCGTCACGGCGGGCGGCAAGATGATGGTTACCCTCGCCGGCGCGATGAGCACAGGCGAGCTCGGTTTGTCGCTGGCTGAGATGATCCGTCAGGGCAAAGTCCATGCGATCACTTGCACCGCAGCGAACCTGGAAGAGGATCTCTTTAATCTCGTCGCCCACGATGAGTATCGCACGATCGCCAATTGGCGCGCCCTCTCGGTGCAAGACGAAGTGGAGCTGCGCGACGCCGGGTACAACCGTGTCACGGATACCTGTATCCCCGAGACGGTGATGCGGCACCTCGAGCACCGCCTGACCAAACTGTGGATCGAGCAGGCGGCCAGCGACGAGACTTGGATGCCTTGCGACTTCATGTTTGCGCTACTCGACGATCCTACTTTCGCGGAACATTTTCAGGTGCCCCGTGAGAACAGCTGGATGGCCGCAGCCAAGGATGCGGGGATTCCCGTTTACACGCCCGGTATTGAAGACTCCACTCTGGGCAACATCTATGCCGCTCGCGTCCATGATGGCACAGTTCCCAATCACACCGCGTTTGCGCCGGGCACCGAGCAGATGCAGCGCCTGATCGAATGGTATGAGGCTCACAGTGCCGACGCGCCCATTGGGATCTTCCAGATCGGAGGCGGCATCGCTGGAGATTTCCCAATCTGTGTCGTTCCATTGTTGAAGCAGGACCTCGAGAAAGATGTTCGGCTGTGGGGCTACTTCTGTCAGATCAGTGATGCGGTCACCAGCTATGGTGGCTACAGCGGGGCGGTCCCGAATGAGAAAATCACCTGGTACAAGCTCGATCCAGAATCGCCGAAATTCATGATCCAGAGCGATGCGTCGATTTGTGCTCCGCTGATGTTCGCCCATGTGCTGGGCTGGTGAGCGGTTGATCGCCTCGCCATCTGGGAATCCGCTTTGGGGGGGGCTCCACAGTGGGGGCCGACTGCGGGCGCGCGGTCCGGTGGAGGGGCGGCCCCACGAACGCGACTTAGAGCGACTGCCGTAGTAGTCGCATGCCTTCGCGGCCGTGATAGCTCAACAGCAGGGCGCCGTCAGCAGCACAGGCGGCGAAAATATGCTCAAAAAACTCTTCTTCCCCCGGCCACGGGAACACGAAGATGAGATCGAAATCGTCCAGTTCCAAGCCGATTTCTGCATAGACGTCACCCTCTTCGGTGTCGACATTCTTGAATTCGCCGGAGATCTCAGCGAGCCCGGAAACTCCGCGGGGCACGAAGCTACCGTGGTAGAATTGAGCCGAGCTGCCGATCGTCGCCGCGACTTGCTCAGCTTGGTGGACCAGGCGTGATTCGATCTCGATTCCGACCGCCTGCATTCCTCTGAGAGCTGCCAGCATGGTGGCGACGCCGAAGCCTGCGCCCCATTCGCAAAATCGGTTTCCAGTCAGCAGGTGGTTGCTGTGAATCCAGCTCAACG of the Allorhodopirellula heiligendammensis genome contains:
- a CDS encoding CsbD family protein codes for the protein MSTQQQMKGQWNSIRGSVKEKYGQITDDELSQVEGDQEQLIGLIQQKVGAARSEVEDFLSKIYEDAGASFAWTGQKLQRGYNESTRAVANHPAESVVAALGIGLLVGVAIGYSLAADRYREPTWRERWNGR
- a CDS encoding Gfo/Idh/MocA family protein is translated as MENSKQLAKASPIILPASQVDSAATRRGFLQNSTLLAGTALGAGAGLGAMALPAAHAAGDDVIRFVLIGCGGRGSGAADQIMNTKGNVKLVAVHDAFEGKARDAVKRLSARHGDKVDVPEDHFFSDLDGYKKAIDVDCDLVVIATPPGFKPQQFEYAVNKGRHIFMEKPVATDAPGVRRVLKSVEESKKKNLMVAIGLQRRHEPSYIETIGRIHDGAIGDVISQQVYWNGNGIWYRNKQDDQNEMEFQTNNWYHFNWVCGDQICEQHIHNLDVGCWVKDAYPVSCNGMGGHQQRENGDGSKSQIFDHTFCEYTFADGTKMFSQGRHLAGGWSHVGEFAQGTKGTANPSGEIFGENAWKHKGKRVNGHQQEQHDLIEALMRGEIYNEGEYGAHSTFTAILGREACYSGKVVKWDELLEKGRDLAPGIDEFTLQSTPPVVKGEDGKYPIAVPGKYSPFG
- a CDS encoding deoxyhypusine synthase family protein, whose amino-acid sequence is MKVTDFLETHFRHFNARELRDAARSYGEFVTAGGKMMVTLAGAMSTGELGLSLAEMIRQGKVHAITCTAANLEEDLFNLVAHDEYRTIANWRALSVQDEVELRDAGYNRVTDTCIPETVMRHLEHRLTKLWIEQAASDETWMPCDFMFALLDDPTFAEHFQVPRENSWMAAAKDAGIPVYTPGIEDSTLGNIYAARVHDGTVPNHTAFAPGTEQMQRLIEWYEAHSADAPIGIFQIGGGIAGDFPICVVPLLKQDLEKDVRLWGYFCQISDAVTSYGGYSGAVPNEKITWYKLDPESPKFMIQSDASICAPLMFAHVLGW
- a CDS encoding TspO/MBR family protein, with the protein product MNLQTDWRAWYDALGKPAWTPEPSTISLIWTILYPIIVVTFLYVFYKIARKQLPWRVGIPFAINLVANLAFTPILFGLQNLQLAAVDITIVWLSLLWAMVSIWPHQRWIAIAQVPYFVWVSIASMLQFAITANN
- a CDS encoding hydroxypyruvate isomerase family protein — its product is MTARPKLSVCIDAVFEGVPEPEAIARVADAGIDAFEFWCWWEKDLDQIIAARDKHGMTVAACCTRFVSLADPALRSHYLQGLQESIAAARQLGCSTLISQVGDFRPGIPREQQQQSLIDGLSEAAPLLEQAGITLVIEPLNELVDHVGYYLVRSDEAFEVVDAVGSENVKVVFDIYHQQISEGHVIERLTRRVDAIKHFHAAGNPGRHELTRGELNYPEILAAIAAANYDGYVGLEYWPQGDPDAGLRQAAAMVATS